In Desulfosediminicola ganghwensis, a single window of DNA contains:
- a CDS encoding flavocytochrome c: MGKTNEYQPDRRKFLAGMGMVGAATIAAPALKAVAAESSTVWAEEHEIVIIGSGFAGLAAAIEARNLGAKDVVVYDKMPYFGGNSTYNGGLFAVPASPLQKKEGVQDSPETMTADQLKAGRGVADKDLLLHVAKHAEEALRMTLDAGSEYFPYLQQLGGHSVPRTYQTTSASGAGIVQPLVQQCKKLGVQMVTRAKFDHLIHDEEGRVIGVQILKGHYFGRDTEGSPVNIKAKRGVLIATGGFARNVGLRQAQDPTLTAEVPSTNPPSATGEALLELFKAGAIPVHMAYIQTGPWASPDEDGFGYVSNYSIYNFAHSISVFTRTGKRFMNEIADRKTRSDAQLACRDDAGNPLPPITITSYKHAKEHPTMKKVLKYGVGWKFDTVEELAAHFKVPIEPLKAQIEEYNGYVKSGVDEQFGKPMEKAKGKYIEAPFVVIRNWPKVHYCQGGAKVDVLARVIGSDNWKPIPGLYAAGEVTGGMHGVSRLGRCSIPDCMVMGMTAARSMMKA, translated from the coding sequence ATGGGCAAGACAAACGAATATCAACCAGATCGCAGAAAGTTTCTGGCCGGGATGGGGATGGTCGGGGCGGCAACTATTGCAGCCCCGGCACTGAAAGCCGTGGCCGCAGAGAGTTCCACTGTGTGGGCTGAAGAGCATGAAATTGTAATCATTGGTAGTGGCTTTGCCGGATTGGCAGCTGCCATAGAGGCCAGAAACCTCGGTGCAAAAGATGTTGTGGTGTATGACAAAATGCCATATTTCGGAGGCAACTCAACCTACAATGGCGGCCTTTTTGCCGTACCGGCTTCACCACTGCAGAAAAAAGAAGGAGTGCAGGATTCACCCGAGACCATGACGGCAGACCAGCTGAAGGCCGGGCGAGGTGTTGCTGACAAAGACCTCCTGCTGCATGTGGCCAAACATGCGGAAGAGGCTCTGCGGATGACCCTGGATGCGGGGAGCGAATATTTCCCCTATCTGCAGCAGCTTGGCGGTCACTCGGTCCCACGTACCTACCAGACAACCAGTGCCAGCGGTGCCGGTATCGTGCAGCCATTGGTTCAGCAGTGTAAGAAACTCGGGGTGCAGATGGTGACCCGGGCAAAATTCGATCACCTCATCCATGACGAAGAAGGCAGGGTGATTGGTGTACAAATCCTGAAGGGCCATTATTTCGGTCGGGACACGGAAGGCTCTCCGGTAAACATCAAGGCAAAGCGCGGCGTACTGATCGCAACCGGCGGGTTTGCGCGCAACGTTGGTCTCAGGCAGGCTCAGGATCCGACTCTGACCGCTGAGGTTCCTTCAACCAACCCGCCGAGTGCAACCGGTGAGGCCTTGCTGGAACTCTTCAAAGCGGGCGCGATACCAGTCCACATGGCCTATATCCAGACCGGCCCCTGGGCATCCCCCGATGAAGACGGCTTCGGCTATGTTTCCAACTATTCCATTTATAATTTTGCCCACTCCATCTCTGTCTTCACCAGGACGGGCAAGCGTTTCATGAACGAAATTGCAGACCGCAAGACCCGTTCAGATGCGCAACTGGCCTGTCGTGATGATGCTGGTAACCCGCTGCCGCCAATTACTATTACGAGCTATAAGCATGCCAAAGAGCACCCGACCATGAAAAAGGTGCTGAAATATGGTGTCGGCTGGAAATTTGACACTGTTGAGGAGCTGGCAGCGCACTTCAAGGTGCCGATCGAGCCCCTTAAAGCCCAGATCGAGGAGTACAACGGATACGTGAAGTCCGGCGTGGATGAGCAGTTCGGCAAACCGATGGAAAAAGCGAAAGGAAAATATATCGAAGCTCCTTTTGTCGTGATCCGGAACTGGCCGAAAGTGCACTATTGTCAGGGCGGTGCCAAGGTCGATGTGCTTGCCCGGGTAATCGGTTCTGATAACTGGAAGCCTATTCCGGGCTTGTATGCGGCGGGCGAGGTAACCGGTGGAATGCACGGTGTCAGCCGTCTTGGCAGATGCTCGATACCTGACTGTATGGTCATGGGCATGACGGCGGCCAGAAGCATGATGAAAGCGTGA
- a CDS encoding flavocytochrome c translates to MYMGMDEVQEGEAGISWAEEYDVVVIGSGFAGLAAALEARLGGSEVIVLEKMRIPGGNSAISGGLFAAAGSPLQHRDGIEDRPELMLEDMLKAGMELNHPELAHVVASNSSETLKWTIDYLGVAYKDNLNQLGGHSVPRTYITKTGTGSGIIQPMLEKCRHLGIEVRMRARFSEFVQAPDGRVTGVAIQAGYYHPNEESGTLQYIRARQGVVLATGGFGGDVSFRSIQDPRLTHLVDTTNHSGATAEGLIAAMGIGGSPLQLCWIQLGPWASFDEKGWGVGSMFTLLAGFPYGIMVDANTGKRFVNETSDRRLRTDAMLMNDRTPVAIVDSEGVSHATTLEKCLKRGVVKAFNSIEELATYNMIPLEALRETLERYNLYLQHGRDAEFGKPLQAGLKPIGKPPYYSIRLLPKVHYCMGGIKIDTQSRVVHIKSGRPIEGLYAAGEVTGGIHGASRLGSNSVVECLVFGRIAGKNVCREMH, encoded by the coding sequence ATGTATATGGGAATGGATGAAGTGCAAGAAGGCGAGGCAGGTATTTCCTGGGCTGAAGAGTATGATGTGGTCGTCATTGGCTCCGGTTTTGCCGGTCTTGCGGCGGCGCTGGAAGCGAGGCTCGGCGGCAGTGAGGTGATCGTTCTTGAAAAGATGCGTATACCCGGCGGGAACTCTGCGATCAGCGGTGGACTGTTTGCGGCGGCCGGATCACCGCTTCAGCACAGAGATGGCATAGAAGACAGGCCGGAGCTGATGCTTGAGGATATGCTGAAAGCAGGAATGGAACTCAACCATCCGGAACTGGCCCATGTTGTTGCTTCAAACTCTTCGGAAACACTGAAGTGGACCATAGACTACCTTGGCGTTGCCTATAAAGATAACCTCAACCAGCTCGGCGGGCATTCGGTACCGAGAACGTATATCACCAAAACGGGTACGGGCTCCGGCATCATTCAACCGATGCTGGAAAAATGTCGGCACCTTGGTATAGAAGTGCGAATGAGGGCCCGGTTTTCCGAATTTGTGCAGGCTCCCGACGGCCGAGTCACCGGAGTAGCCATTCAGGCGGGGTATTATCATCCCAATGAAGAATCCGGTACATTGCAGTATATACGTGCCCGTCAAGGGGTGGTGCTTGCTACCGGTGGTTTTGGTGGCGATGTTTCCTTCAGGTCCATTCAAGATCCCAGGCTGACACACCTGGTCGATACAACCAATCACAGCGGTGCCACAGCCGAGGGATTGATCGCCGCCATGGGGATCGGCGGCTCTCCGCTGCAACTCTGCTGGATACAGCTCGGGCCGTGGGCTTCTTTTGATGAGAAGGGATGGGGAGTCGGCTCCATGTTCACCCTGCTGGCCGGTTTTCCCTACGGCATCATGGTGGATGCCAATACCGGAAAACGGTTTGTCAACGAGACGTCGGATAGACGACTCCGCACGGATGCGATGCTGATGAATGACCGCACGCCTGTTGCCATTGTCGACTCCGAAGGGGTAAGCCATGCAACGACTCTGGAGAAGTGCCTGAAGCGCGGTGTTGTTAAGGCGTTCAACTCGATTGAGGAACTCGCGACCTACAACATGATCCCTTTGGAAGCCCTGCGGGAAACCCTGGAGAGGTATAACCTTTATTTGCAGCATGGCAGGGATGCCGAGTTCGGTAAGCCTCTTCAGGCAGGGCTCAAGCCTATCGGAAAGCCGCCATATTATTCTATTCGCCTGCTCCCCAAAGTGCATTACTGCATGGGCGGGATCAAGATAGATACCCAATCCAGAGTTGTGCATATCAAAAGCGGTCGGCCTATAGAGGGGCTCTATGCTGCAGGCGAGGTAACCGGTGGAATCCACGGTGCCAGCCGGCTTGGGAGCAACTCTGTGGTTGAATGTCTTGTCTTCGGGCGAATAGCCGGCAAAAATGTTTGCCGGGAAATGCACTGA
- a CDS encoding helix-turn-helix transcriptional regulator, producing the protein MVSDITQQKKLETRIVEQKQHAEEMNLTLRNVLKSIEKEKKEFEENLSLRIRNSLLPTLSRIRNERDDEWRSGYLSMLEEQMISLTEDFSQALDGDLLRLSKTELRICRFVKAGLTGKEICDTLNLSFETIQTHRKNIRKKLGLRGKEINLHTFLADRGL; encoded by the coding sequence GTGGTCTCAGATATAACCCAGCAGAAAAAACTGGAAACACGGATTGTCGAGCAAAAGCAGCATGCTGAAGAGATGAATCTGACTCTTCGTAATGTGCTCAAGTCCATAGAGAAAGAGAAAAAGGAATTTGAGGAGAACCTTTCATTGCGAATTCGCAACTCATTGTTGCCAACTCTCTCGCGTATCAGGAACGAGCGTGATGACGAATGGCGTTCCGGTTATTTGTCGATGCTGGAGGAGCAGATGATTTCTCTCACCGAGGATTTTTCCCAGGCTCTCGATGGAGATCTCCTCAGGTTGAGTAAAACCGAGCTTCGCATCTGTCGCTTCGTCAAGGCGGGATTGACCGGCAAGGAGATCTGCGACACCCTGAATCTGTCATTCGAGACGATTCAGACGCACCGGAAGAACATTCGCAAAAAACTGGGATTGCGGGGAAAAGAAATTAATCTACACACTTTTTTGGCAGACAGGGGTTTGTAG
- a CDS encoding IS4 family transposase, whose translation MAHSSTILNQIASFFPRHDFEKLARKHHHGQKFRSFNRWSQFLAMTIAQLTSRKSLRDLVSNLAVQKSRLYHLGMRPTSRATLARVNEQQPYETFKAMFFQLLHKCQANAPKHRFKFKGKIYLLDATMVNLCLSVFPWANYRKTKGAMKLHFGLDASGYLPVFMDMTEGKKHEIEWARSLNLPAGSCVVFDRGFTDYTWYETLDKRKITFVTRLKSNAKVYRYGNRRKPDSPDVLEDQKIKIPGYQFTFRRIIYVDPETGIEYQFVTNSRKLKASEVAAIYKERWQIELFFKWIKQQLKVKTFLGTSENAVLTQLWIALCVYLMLSYFKFMAKFKGSLTQLLRLLQLNIFERRPLADLLKPPDKPGKTQFSPQLALWN comes from the coding sequence ATGGCTCATTCTAGCACAATCCTAAATCAGATTGCTTCATTTTTCCCAAGACATGATTTTGAGAAACTGGCAAGAAAGCATCATCATGGACAAAAGTTTCGCTCCTTCAACAGATGGAGCCAGTTTCTCGCCATGACTATAGCCCAACTCACTTCCAGAAAGAGCCTTCGTGACTTAGTCAGCAACCTGGCCGTTCAAAAGTCTCGTTTGTATCATTTGGGTATGAGGCCAACTAGTCGGGCCACCTTGGCTCGTGTCAATGAGCAACAGCCTTATGAGACTTTCAAAGCCATGTTCTTTCAGCTTTTGCATAAGTGCCAGGCGAATGCTCCGAAGCATAGGTTCAAGTTCAAGGGTAAAATTTATTTACTCGATGCAACGATGGTCAATCTCTGTCTCTCAGTGTTTCCGTGGGCTAACTACCGCAAAACCAAGGGTGCCATGAAATTGCATTTTGGCCTTGATGCAAGTGGCTATCTTCCAGTCTTCATGGATATGACGGAGGGCAAAAAACATGAAATCGAATGGGCACGATCTCTTAACCTGCCTGCCGGTTCTTGTGTAGTTTTTGACCGAGGGTTCACCGATTACACTTGGTACGAGACCCTCGACAAACGCAAAATAACGTTCGTAACACGGCTTAAAAGTAATGCAAAAGTCTATCGCTACGGCAACCGACGTAAACCCGATTCTCCTGATGTTCTTGAAGACCAAAAGATAAAAATTCCAGGATATCAGTTCACTTTTCGACGGATTATCTATGTTGATCCAGAAACGGGCATTGAGTATCAGTTTGTGACAAATTCGAGGAAACTCAAAGCATCAGAGGTTGCTGCAATTTATAAAGAACGCTGGCAAATCGAACTGTTCTTTAAGTGGATCAAGCAACAACTAAAAGTGAAGACGTTTCTTGGAACATCTGAAAACGCAGTACTTACACAGCTATGGATTGCCCTCTGTGTCTATCTAATGCTGTCGTATTTTAAATTCATGGCCAAATTCAAAGGATCGCTCACGCAACTGCTCAGGCTATTGCAATTGAACATTTTTGAAAGAAGACCGTTGGCTGACTTGTTAAAGCCGCCTGACAAACCAGGAAAAACACAATTTTCGCCACAACTTGCATTGTGGAATTAA
- a CDS encoding PAS domain S-box protein produces MLADLVKQLEDGLPEVLEIWVRQYLHTSHLALQDISRHEANALFLQLIKVVGTKLCTLDERGGATRFSEAETSALVKSLTDITAKGADVVQVVHCIKMMRVALEQYTRGVAASENHKSLMLNLLHCVTDCLEISMITRWQAVKNRDEGAIEPQIVIGPSTYKCIFESTSNLVLITDEAGLILEVNPIVHIAFSGERLAGRFCGELLQIEGELESILSMYPPDTNNELTIEVAGIRKTYNLQIRLLSRLYPLARGFLFILNDITCAVDHRQLLEQRVKERTRALAKSEKLLDSIFQSVGKGILLLDSELEVVQANRMASEMYGVPLEVLIGSYYQSFTDEQGFLVMSKTCRELEEGEVLRVESQSLYVDGRKFPALITVTSMTLDNRTFWPLIVSDHCCLTNNNVITDK; encoded by the coding sequence ATGCTTGCAGATCTTGTAAAACAGCTTGAAGATGGCCTCCCGGAAGTTCTTGAGATCTGGGTGAGGCAATATCTGCATACCTCCCACCTTGCCCTTCAAGACATCTCCCGGCACGAGGCGAACGCTCTCTTTCTACAGCTGATCAAAGTTGTTGGTACCAAGCTTTGCACTCTCGATGAAAGAGGGGGGGCTACCCGTTTCAGTGAGGCTGAGACAAGTGCCCTCGTGAAGAGCCTGACCGATATTACTGCAAAGGGCGCGGATGTAGTTCAGGTGGTTCACTGTATCAAGATGATGAGGGTTGCTCTGGAGCAATACACCCGGGGCGTTGCTGCATCAGAAAACCATAAGTCACTCATGCTCAACCTCCTGCACTGTGTGACCGATTGCCTCGAGATCAGCATGATTACCAGGTGGCAGGCAGTAAAGAACAGGGACGAAGGAGCGATCGAACCGCAAATCGTTATTGGGCCGTCGACATACAAGTGCATTTTCGAGTCTACTTCCAATTTGGTTCTCATAACTGATGAGGCCGGGCTCATTCTGGAAGTGAACCCAATTGTACACATCGCGTTTTCCGGCGAACGATTGGCAGGCCGTTTTTGCGGCGAGCTGCTGCAGATAGAGGGCGAACTTGAGTCGATTCTCAGTATGTATCCACCCGATACGAATAATGAACTGACTATCGAAGTGGCCGGAATCAGGAAAACGTATAATCTGCAGATACGGCTGCTATCCAGATTGTATCCGCTGGCACGGGGGTTCCTCTTTATCCTCAATGATATTACCTGTGCCGTCGATCACAGGCAGCTTCTGGAGCAAAGGGTCAAAGAGCGGACCCGTGCCCTCGCAAAGTCTGAAAAGCTGCTGGATTCAATTTTCCAGTCTGTGGGCAAAGGTATTCTTTTGCTCGATAGCGAACTGGAGGTCGTTCAGGCCAACCGGATGGCGAGTGAGATGTATGGGGTTCCGCTGGAAGTGCTCATTGGCAGCTATTACCAATCCTTTACCGATGAGCAGGGCTTTCTGGTTATGTCAAAGACATGTCGTGAGCTTGAAGAGGGGGAAGTACTCAGAGTTGAATCCCAGAGCCTGTATGTTGACGGCAGGAAGTTCCCGGCACTTATCACGGTTACCTCGATGACGCTCGACAACAGGACTTTCTGGCCGCTTATCGTCTCAGATCACTGCTGTCTCACAAATAATAACGTGATTACGGATAAATAA
- a CDS encoding PocR ligand-binding domain-containing protein produces MFNSNCSKRNENLLEVVGEAKIRHLQQRFYEATGFANAYLSTDGQLISYAGKPESVCMNMIRTTPLGLHRCLKLLLKGRQDANGKNTNVFRCHAGMLDGKIPIIVGNDTLGFLVMGQVFDAPPSKNEALSYARELDLEPEAYWSALQKVKVVPREKIEAAALLLEFMASEIATMAYNNIQLRKEIVARKKTEKKLRQLNRELVNVNEVLEQERNLFVTGNVVVMKWQNKNGWPTEYVSPNIKELLGYEVDDFLSDKTTYADLIYPPHLDRVKDEVQSYTRKGINRFSHLPYCLVAKNGQLIWVEHFTTIQRNEQQEVTHYQGYLVDITSLKDSEEKFRLLVEHAQDSIFLTDTSGRILMVNQQACSSTGYSRKELLTMTTDQIEVGSSKAEIKDIIHELNQGRLDRTLGLHRKKDGTTFPVEVALCSYTTREKTFVLGLARDITTHKKAEQALVDSEKRYRSIFEFTPISVWEQDLTEVKKYIDNLAEAGITDIQSYFRSNIEVARVLARTVKIVDINSTSLKLFEADTREQLLNEYSYVFTEKQSLPLFIEAVSALASIGYSESQLYNIRTLKGNRRVARIRGAIVPGSEASWSRVLFSMGDVTGLLDAQRQAEIANQTKSIFLANMSHDLRTPINGIWGTLQLLQAEALEESARGYVEMGINSCRRLTGLVSDILDISKIEAGKMALQPKPFRLRDVLGGIDTMFSLMASEKNLTLSFTQHTNVPDSLYGDDNRLSQILMNLVGNAIKFSQTDDIHTEIDTIHRTTKKVCLLITVSDNGIGIAEDDIPNLFNLFTQMKSKTGEQGAGLGLAIVKQLVLLMGGGICVASQEGVGTSFYLNLPFYLQEQSADNVSLLNSLEQTKNIGSFNALIIEDDYVSRIVISSMLEKIGGKTDQAGTGEEGLKLIGEKDYDIAFVDIQLPGMNGLDVTRTLRANPIASKANIPIIAMTATAMAGDKEKCIQAGMNDYITKPVETNFLHASVQKYVGLQTKL; encoded by the coding sequence ATGTTTAATAGTAACTGCTCGAAAAGAAATGAAAACCTGCTTGAAGTGGTAGGGGAAGCTAAAATCAGACATTTACAGCAGCGATTCTACGAGGCGACAGGCTTTGCCAATGCATATCTTAGCACCGATGGCCAGCTCATCTCCTATGCGGGTAAACCCGAGTCCGTCTGCATGAACATGATACGGACAACCCCCCTGGGATTGCACAGATGCCTGAAATTGCTCCTTAAAGGTCGGCAAGATGCCAATGGCAAAAACACAAATGTCTTTCGATGCCATGCCGGCATGCTAGACGGCAAAATTCCTATTATCGTCGGAAACGATACCCTAGGCTTTCTGGTCATGGGGCAGGTTTTTGATGCACCCCCATCGAAGAACGAGGCTCTTTCTTATGCCAGGGAACTCGATCTTGAGCCTGAAGCCTACTGGTCCGCACTACAGAAAGTCAAAGTTGTCCCCAGGGAGAAGATTGAAGCTGCAGCACTGCTTCTTGAGTTCATGGCCAGTGAAATAGCAACAATGGCATACAACAACATTCAACTCCGAAAAGAGATTGTTGCCAGAAAGAAGACCGAAAAAAAGCTCCGCCAACTCAACAGGGAGCTGGTTAATGTCAATGAGGTATTAGAACAAGAGCGAAACCTCTTTGTCACCGGAAATGTCGTTGTAATGAAATGGCAGAATAAGAACGGTTGGCCGACAGAATATGTCTCGCCCAATATCAAGGAGTTGCTTGGATATGAGGTTGATGATTTTCTGTCCGATAAAACCACCTATGCGGACCTGATTTACCCGCCCCATCTCGACAGGGTAAAAGATGAGGTGCAGTCCTACACCCGCAAGGGGATCAACCGATTCAGCCATCTCCCATACTGTCTTGTGGCCAAAAATGGACAGTTAATTTGGGTTGAACATTTTACCACCATCCAACGCAACGAGCAGCAGGAGGTAACGCATTACCAGGGATACCTGGTTGATATTACATCCCTCAAAGATAGTGAGGAAAAATTTCGCCTGCTTGTGGAACATGCACAGGATTCGATTTTTCTCACAGATACTTCCGGTCGTATTCTGATGGTCAACCAGCAAGCATGTAGCTCCACCGGCTACAGCAGAAAAGAGCTGCTGACCATGACCACAGATCAGATTGAAGTAGGTTCCTCAAAAGCCGAGATAAAGGATATTATCCATGAACTCAACCAGGGGAGGCTGGACAGGACTCTCGGCCTGCACAGAAAGAAAGATGGAACAACATTTCCCGTAGAGGTTGCCCTGTGCAGTTACACAACCAGGGAAAAGACATTTGTGCTGGGGCTTGCCCGTGACATCACTACGCATAAGAAAGCAGAGCAGGCACTGGTTGACAGTGAAAAAAGATATAGGAGCATATTTGAATTCACCCCTATCTCCGTATGGGAACAGGACTTAACAGAGGTAAAAAAGTATATCGATAATCTGGCGGAAGCAGGGATTACCGACATTCAGTCGTATTTTAGGTCAAACATCGAGGTCGCCCGGGTATTGGCCCGAACAGTAAAAATAGTCGACATTAATTCCACAAGCCTGAAGCTTTTTGAAGCAGATACCAGGGAACAGCTGCTCAACGAGTATTCATATGTGTTTACCGAGAAACAATCGCTTCCTCTTTTTATCGAGGCTGTATCAGCACTTGCCAGTATCGGTTATTCAGAGTCGCAGTTATACAACATTCGCACACTTAAGGGGAACAGGCGCGTAGCCCGGATCAGGGGAGCGATTGTGCCCGGAAGCGAAGCCAGCTGGTCGAGGGTGCTGTTCTCCATGGGTGACGTGACAGGATTACTTGACGCACAACGACAGGCGGAGATAGCGAATCAGACCAAATCCATTTTCCTTGCCAATATGAGCCATGATCTGCGAACACCCATAAATGGAATCTGGGGGACTCTGCAACTGCTTCAGGCAGAGGCGCTGGAAGAGAGCGCGCGGGGATATGTTGAAATGGGCATCAACTCCTGCAGGCGTCTGACGGGTCTGGTTTCTGATATACTTGATATCTCAAAAATAGAGGCCGGCAAAATGGCCCTTCAACCGAAACCGTTCAGGCTCCGGGATGTTCTGGGCGGTATCGATACCATGTTTTCCTTGATGGCTTCGGAAAAGAACCTCACCCTGTCATTTACCCAGCATACAAACGTTCCGGACTCCCTGTATGGAGATGACAACAGGTTGTCTCAGATCTTGATGAATCTTGTCGGCAATGCAATCAAGTTCAGCCAGACAGATGATATTCACACCGAAATCGATACGATACATCGAACCACAAAAAAAGTCTGCTTACTGATCACAGTCTCTGACAACGGCATTGGGATCGCTGAAGATGATATCCCCAATCTTTTCAACCTCTTCACCCAAATGAAGAGCAAAACGGGCGAACAGGGAGCGGGGCTTGGCCTTGCTATTGTCAAGCAGCTTGTTCTCCTGATGGGGGGCGGTATCTGCGTTGCCAGCCAGGAAGGGGTGGGAACAAGCTTTTACCTGAACTTACCATTTTATCTTCAGGAGCAGAGTGCTGATAACGTTTCTTTGCTTAATTCCCTGGAACAGACAAAAAACATCGGTTCTTTTAATGCCCTGATCATCGAAGATGATTATGTCAGCAGAATCGTCATATCGTCTATGTTGGAGAAAATCGGAGGCAAAACTGACCAGGCTGGAACCGGAGAGGAAGGTTTAAAGCTGATAGGGGAAAAGGATTACGATATCGCGTTTGTCGACATCCAGTTGCCGGGTATGAATGGTTTAGATGTAACCAGGACACTTCGCGCCAACCCTATCGCGAGCAAGGCGAATATTCCAATTATTGCGATGACAGCAACTGCAATGGCCGGCGATAAAGAGAAGTGTATCCAAGCCGGCATGAACGACTATATCACCAAACCAGTCGAGACCAACTTCTTACATGCGTCTGTTCAAAAATATGTCGGTTTACAAACGAAGCTCTAG